CCGCCGCCGCCGTCACTGTCCCTTCGTGGGTAGTAAATCCAATCGAGAACCCTTCCGAGCCGTATTCCTGACGGGCCAGCTGTCCCAGGTTGAACTCGCCTGCGCGGCCCATGTCGGTGGCTCGGGCGTCGCCAAGATGAGAGTTGTGCGCCCAGATCACCGCCTTCGGAGGCCTATCGGTCCGCCCGAAGTGACCCAGCAACGCTTGCAAGGTCTCCATCATGTGCCTGTCGCGCAAGTTCCAGGATGAGACGCGTCCGCGGAACATCGCCCGGTAGTACGCCTCGGCGTTGAAGACCACGCGCGCGTTTTGTTCTGCGAAGAAACGCTCGTCTTCGTCCATTGGCGCCGCGCCGGGGAGCTCGACTGCCTGGCGCCGCAGGTCGGCCAGCTGCGCCAGCACCTGGTCCTCGCAGGTCGGGGTGATTCCGAGGCCGACCTGGAAGCCATATTGCTGGCTGTCCGCGCCGAAGTGATCGAAGCAGGCGTACCGACCGCGCGCGCGCGCCGCTGCCGGGGGATCGACTTTCTCCAGATAGCCCAGCACCGCCTGGATCGAGCCGAACAAACTATACAGATCCAGTCCGTAGAAGCCGGCGCGATCCTGCTGGTTGGCGAGCTGGTCATTGTGATCGCGCAACCAACCGATGAAATCGAGCACGTCGGCGTTGCGCCACATCCAGGCGGGAAAACGGACGAACCCGCCCAACGCCTGCGTGCCGTCGGCGTCGTCTGACTGGCCGCGCAGGTAACGATTCACGCGATAGGCATCAGGCCAGTCGGCTTCGGCGGCCACCAGACGGAAGCCTTTCTCGGTGATCAGGCGCTGGGTCAGCTCGGCGCGCGCACGGTAGAACTCGTGCGTGCCGTGGGAGGCCTCGCCGATCAGCACCACGCGCGCGCCGGAGAGACGCTGCAGAATTTCATCGTAATCGGAGGCCTCACCGCGCAGGCGAATGGCGTATTTTCTGACGGCGTCGGCGCACGCGGCCTCGCGCTCGACAGAGGTTCCCGGGGTCGGCGGGTTTCGGCTTCTGGTCGTCGGCCGGGTGGGATCGTTTCCTGACCCCAGTGCGGCACGGACCTCGTCATCGGTGGTGGGCGTGAAGTCCTCGTACCACTGTCCAACCCCCAGGAAGAACGCCGGCGTTTCCAGGCAAACCATCTGATCCGCCTGCGCGCCGAGATCATGACAGGCTTCGGCTGATGCCACCGGCGCCGCCGCGACGATGCGAGCCGGTTTGCGCGAGCGCAGGGCGGTTATCGCCGCCAACATGCTGGCGCCGGTTGCCAGCCCATCGTCGACCAGGATGACGATCTTTCCGGCCAACTCGGGCAGCGGCCGACCATTCCGGTAGGCGCGCTCTCGTCGCTCCAGCTCGCGGTTCTCGCGCGCGGTGATCTCCGCCAGGGCGCTTGACGAGACTCTCTGTTGACGAACCATCCTCTGGTTGACGATCTTCACGCCGCCGCTGGCGATGGCCCCCATCGCCAGCTCTTCGTGGCCGGGGACGCCCAGCTTGCGAACGACGAAAACATCCAGCGTCGCGCCCAGCGCCCTGGCGACCTCGGCCGCCACCGGAATGCCACCGCGGGGCAGGCCCAGGACGATCACGTCCGAACGACCGGCGTACTCCGTCAGCTTGGCAGCCAGTTGCTGCCCGGCTTCCCGCCGATTTGCAAAAGGCCGCATCGCCTGGCTACCCGGCGAGGTGGCGTCGGCGGGTGGCGGCGGCCCGCTTGGCCGCCTGCGAGCGCGCCACCGGTCCCTTGGTGGTGGACGCTTTCTTGGCGGCGCCCGACCGTTCGGTGGCACTGCGCCCGGCGGCGGCCCGGCGCGCTTGCCTGGTCAGCGCCTGCGGGGACGCCGCGGCTCGGCCTTCCCGTCGGAGAGCGGTCAAAGTCGCCTGTCCCCGCCGGGCGGACGAGGCCCGCGGTTTACGGCGTCCTTGGCCGGTTTCAAACGCCTGGGTGGCCGATCGACGCGTGCGTGGATTCGCCTGCCCCGGCCCGGGCGGCTTGAGCGGCACGCCGGCGCGCCGGGCTTTTGAAAGCCCGATCGCGATCGCTTGCTTCGACGATCGTGCCCCGTGTCGCCCCTCGCGGATGTGTTCCATCTCTTCGCGTACGAACTCGCCAGCGGCGGTCGAAGGCTGCTTGCCCTCCGCCAGATCGCGCTTGGCCTTATCAACTGTGCTCTTGGTCGGCATGCGAAAAATGTGGGGACGTCACCAGCGCGCGCAAGAGACCGATCTTCCGACGAACAGGTGGACCAGAACGCAGCCAGCCATCGCCAGGAGGGTTTCCCCCTGGTTTGCTCTTCTTCGGCCGAGCCGCCATCGGCAGCGCCGGTGTGTGGCTGCGCAAAGTGATTACTTTCGATCAATGAATTTTATCTGCCTGACGGACGGCGTATGGCTGCGCCACGGCTGATCGTCGTCGGCGCGTCAGCCGGCGGGGTCGAAGCCCTGACGCGTTTGGTACACGGCATCCAGCCGGACATCCGCGCTCCGATCCTGGTCGTCCTGCACATCAGCGAGCAAAGCATCCTGCCCGCCATTTTGGATCGTGCCGGTCCCTTGCCGGCCGCCCACGTTCTCAACGGAGAAACGCTGCAGCCGGGCCGCATCTATGTGGCCCCACCCGGCCAACACCTCCTGGTGGACTCGTCACACCTGTGGTTGACGCGCGGCCCGCGGGAAAACGGGCACCGGCCCGCCATTGATCCGCTGTTTCGCAGCGCCGCGCGCACCTGGCGTGATCGAGTGGTCGGGGTGCTTTTGAGCGGACAGATGGACGACGGCGTGGCAGGGCTGTACGCCATCCGCGCGCGAGGCGGCATCACGGTGGTTCAGGATCCGAAGGACGCCATCGCGTCCAGCATGCCGCAGAACGCTCTGCGGTTGGTGGACGTCAATTACTGCCTGCCGGCGGCCGAGCTCGGTCCGCTGCTGATGGAGCTGGTCAACGGAGGGACAATGGCCACCAGGCGGAAGAGACACACCAGCGCCGCGAAGACCGTGAAGAGCGGCGCGGCGCGCGTGCCGCGCATGCGCGGCTTCGGCGCCAACAAGATCGGTGAACGCCCACGCGCATCGCCTCCGCCCGACCCAGAACAGGATCCGTTGCGCTGCCCCGATTGCAGCGGACCGCTTTATCAAGTGCCAGGCGGCGGGCCGGGGCAATGGGGCTGTCGCGAGGGCCACGTATTTTCACCCGAAAGCCTCAGCGGCGCGCAGACCGAGGCCCTGGAACGCGCATTGTGGCTGGCGGTGCGGACGATGAAAGAGCGCGCCCTCATCGATCGCTCGCTGGGCGCCGTCCCCTCCAAACCGGAGAAATTACGCACGCGCGTAATCGAGCGCGCCCAGTCCGTCGAGCACGACATCGAGCTATTACGGCAGATTCTGCAGCGGATCTGAGCCAAGGCATTGGGGCTAGGCCATAGAGCTTCTCGCCGA
This genomic stretch from Polyangia bacterium harbors:
- a CDS encoding erythromycin esterase family protein produces the protein MRPFANRREAGQQLAAKLTEYAGRSDVIVLGLPRGGIPVAAEVARALGATLDVFVVRKLGVPGHEELAMGAIASGGVKIVNQRMVRQQRVSSSALAEITARENRELERRERAYRNGRPLPELAGKIVILVDDGLATGASMLAAITALRSRKPARIVAAAPVASAEACHDLGAQADQMVCLETPAFFLGVGQWYEDFTPTTDDEVRAALGSGNDPTRPTTRSRNPPTPGTSVEREAACADAVRKYAIRLRGEASDYDEILQRLSGARVVLIGEASHGTHEFYRARAELTQRLITEKGFRLVAAEADWPDAYRVNRYLRGQSDDADGTQALGGFVRFPAWMWRNADVLDFIGWLRDHNDQLANQQDRAGFYGLDLYSLFGSIQAVLGYLEKVDPPAAARARGRYACFDHFGADSQQYGFQVGLGITPTCEDQVLAQLADLRRQAVELPGAAPMDEDERFFAEQNARVVFNAEAYYRAMFRGRVSSWNLRDRHMMETLQALLGHFGRTDRPPKAVIWAHNSHLGDARATDMGRAGEFNLGQLARQEYGSEGFSIGFTTHEGTVTAAADWDQPAERKRVRPALPHSYEAVLHATGLDRFLLMLNDNNEAVTQLQPRRLERAIGVIYRPETERVSHYFEASLPRQFDAVIHIDHTSAVEPLERTGTWQSGDVPETFPSAV
- a CDS encoding chemotaxis protein CheB; translated protein: MAAPRLIVVGASAGGVEALTRLVHGIQPDIRAPILVVLHISEQSILPAILDRAGPLPAAHVLNGETLQPGRIYVAPPGQHLLVDSSHLWLTRGPRENGHRPAIDPLFRSAARTWRDRVVGVLLSGQMDDGVAGLYAIRARGGITVVQDPKDAIASSMPQNALRLVDVNYCLPAAELGPLLMELVNGGTMATRRKRHTSAAKTVKSGAARVPRMRGFGANKIGERPRASPPPDPEQDPLRCPDCSGPLYQVPGGGPGQWGCREGHVFSPESLSGAQTEALERALWLAVRTMKERALIDRSLGAVPSKPEKLRTRVIERAQSVEHDIELLRQILQRI